In Plasmodium knowlesi strain H genome assembly, chromosome: 7, one DNA window encodes the following:
- a CDS encoding ubiquitin fusion degradation protein 1, putative, producing the protein MIKTILFVLIIALSLTPCTFSKYTPQKDCLPSPVGKRHLRQIKPHMNILTKIKNYTVKAIYKTKLLTYVNDINNLNLRNEKNEFYLIALPLSDKFNPFVGTFCHNNIQYSDKVSLPVFIYDILINKHIEVPWNFVIEKVDIKKTPFYKNVRMSDTNAFSTYPNINKLDRVFINVLDFKAKKNFIFLPTWIMQSLQLDCFDVVRLRFTKLETASSVVLQPHHKNFFNLSDPKKTLEEKLRYYSCLTKNSTISIKHDDSEYHFDVIKMDAGKKKDVEVASIQDADVIFDFVKEKYDK; encoded by the exons ATGATTAAAACTATTTTGTTTGTCCTAATAATCGCTCTCTCCCTGA CTCCGTGCACTTTCTCGAAGTACACCCCGCAGAAGGATTGTCTTCCCTCTCCGGTGGGAAAAAGGCACTTGCGTCAAATAAAACCGCACATGaacattttaacaaaaattaaaaactacACCGTCAAGGCGATCTACAAAACGAAG TTGCTCACCTACGTGAACGACATAAACAACCTAAACCTTCGGAacgagaaaaatgaattttactTAATCGCCCTACCCCTCAGCGATAAGTTCAACCCCTTTGTCG GTACCTTTTGCCACAACAACATTCAGTACAGCGACAAGGTTTCCCTCCCTGTGTTCATATACGACATT CTCATAAACAAACATATCGAAGTGCCCTGGAATTTCGTGATCGAAAAAGTcgacataaaaaaaacacccttttacaaaaatgtacgCATGTCCGATACGAATGCTTTCTCCACCTATCCAAACATTAACA AATTAGACAGAGTATTTATCAACGTATTAGATTTCAAGGCCAAGAAAAACTTCATTTTCTTGCCCACGTGGATCATGCAATCATTACAGCTTGA CTGCTTTGATGTCGTGCGGCTACGATTTACTAAACTGGAGACTGCGTCTAGCGTTGTCCTACAACCCCATCAtaagaattttttcaatttgagTGATCCAAAG AAAACACTGGAAGAGAAACTGCGATACTATTCCTGCTTGACTAAGAACAGTACGATCTCCATAAAACACGACGACTCCGAGTACCACTTTGACGTGATTAAGATGGATGCAG gaaaaaagaaagatgtCGAAGTAGCTTCCATCCAAGATGCAGATGTAATATTTGACTtcgtaaaggaaaaatacgacaaatga
- a CDS encoding methyltransferase, putative, whose product MAPSELHKLSYWEEVYQGEKENYEEANIQPEEWFEENCDKIINWMSNHFSEEEKKEQVAILDVGCGNGLFLHKLHQRGFGNLCGFDFSASAIELAKKLFVGCGGEGEEDSRINRGEEPTDVYVQVLDIYNIEDEIKENSKLKKKYKLINDKGTFDIFFMNDKAQEYFKHVSFFFQVDTIFCLTSCNACKEELLSIVNHFNETNGKFQLTLFDEIRYESITFGGVKGQIITTLIFACS is encoded by the coding sequence ATGGCACCGTCAGAGCTTCACAAACTGAGCTACTGGGAGGAAGTATATcaaggggagaaggaaaactaTGAAGAGGCGAACATTCAGCCGGAGGAATGGTTTGAAGAAAACTgtgataaaattataaattggATGAGCAACCATTttagtgaagaagaaaaaaaggaacaagtaGCCATTCTTGATGTCGGGTGCGGAAATGGTCTATTCCTACACAAACTGCATCAAAGAGGCTTCGGCAATTTATGCGGTTTTGATTTTTCCGCGAGCGCCATTGAATTAGCAAAGAAACTCTTCGTGGGATGCGGCGGGGAAGGCGAAGAGGACAGTCGTATAAATCGTGGTGAAGAACCCACCGACGTTTACGTGCAAGTGCTAGATATTTATAACATCGAAgacgaaataaaagaaaattcaaaattgaagaaaaaatataaactgATAAATGACAAAGGAACAttcgatatatttttcatgaaTGATAAAGCGCAAGAATACTTCAAACacgtatctttttttttccaagtggATACAATCTTTTGTCTCACATCGTGTAATGCATGCAAAGAGGAATTACTATCCATCGTTAACCATTTTAATGAGACCAATGGGAAATTTCAGTTAACACTTTTTGATGAAATACGTTACGAAAGTATAACCTTTGGGGGGGTGAAGGGGCAGATAATCACTACCTTAATTTTTGCATGTTCCTAA
- a CDS encoding RNA-binding protein musashi, putative, producing the protein MTSEENVNYNYNRTNSNSSQDKKSVDEEISANDKTVKDEESEAESLRRLIAPLSKEQLIDILATSALIHQDIRDKCNEAVASSPSTRRLMVRNIPFSTRDEQFLKYFETFGEIEDGIIVREKEGRSKGYGFVTFKFVESVQKCLKSSHTLDNKELQVRLVADPFTDHYQNKLFVRNLSQKTNVATLRGIFEKYGKLEECVIIHDNEGKSKGYGFLTFSSPKEAFKVMQQPERIIDNRVVFLHFAVSQNYKKFQNNQTFMKRNQTYTNYQKNNINNINNISSRNNYVRRAPVYHHEGEAPNTFNYPISFVPNVYTNVPHGYQMNYPGNLDSFNAFYNNTRY; encoded by the coding sequence ATGACTTCAGAAGAAAACGTAAACTACAACTACAACCGAACCAACTCGAATTCCTCGCAGGACAAGAAAAGTGTCGATGAGGAAATAAGTGCAAATGATAAGACAGTAAAGGACGAGGAATCTGAAGCCGAAAGCCTTAGGAGATTAATCGCGCCGCTATCCAAAGAACAGCTAATAGACATTCTGGCAACCTCCGCCTTAATCCACCAAGATATACGTGACAAGTGCAATGAAGCGGTTGCTTCCTCCCCTTCTACGAGAAGGCTAATGGTTCGTAATATCCCATTCAGTACTCGTGATGAAcagtttttaaaatatttcgaAACATTTGGAGAAATTGAAGATGGAATTATTGTacgagaaaaggaaggaagatcAAAAGGGTACGGTTTTGTCACTTTTAAATTTGTCGAGTCTGTGCAGAAATGCTTAAAAAGTAGTCATACGTTAGACAATAAAGAACTGCAAGTGAGATTAGTAGCAGATCCATTTACAGATCATTatcaaaataaattattcgTCCGAAATTTATCCCAGAAAACAAACGTAGCCACGTTGAGAGGTATTTTCGAAAAGTATGGAAAATTAGAAGAGTGTGTAATTATACATGACAATGAAGGCAAATCCAAAGGATATggttttttaaccttttcttcACCGAAGGAAGCATTTAAAGTTATGCAACAACCTGAACGAATTATTGACAACCGAGTTGTTTTCCTACATTTTGCTGTATcacaaaattataaaaaatttcaaaataatCAAACCTTCATGAAAAGAAACCAAACCTACACCAACTATCAAAAGaataatattaataatataaataatataagcAGTCGTAATAACTATGTCCGAAGAGCTCCCGTATATCATCATGAAGGTGAGGCACCCAATACTTTTAACTACCCAATTTCCTTTGTTCCAAATGTATACACGAATGTCCCCCATGGGTATCAGATGAATTATCCCGGAAATTTGGATTCTTTTAATGCCTTCTACAACAATACAagatattaa
- a CDS encoding zinc finger protein, putative, giving the protein MDQTDSNVKEGDSPTCQNLESTNDDDKIRRDKNNDSQCDPPLEEGTTGNVIFHAREKYNHLNRRGGRKKWKHHGHALQGDVPDADAPNNLSSLFGKKQKEQNICVVCLQNGVVKYKFVCCYGGYCSVACFQRHDKKACLEEQGKNDNKLNEVNNLEFQKYEHKKSQVDERGDNPTEDEEESDEDLLTEEQKVKLKEDIRLRILLKNNYVRSVFKNFTTSKDKIAYLSNYINDPTIVQVVDQIMKSVEG; this is encoded by the coding sequence ATGGATCAGACTGACTCCAACGTGAAGGAGGGAGATTCCCCAACATGTCAGAATTTGGAATCCACAAATGATGACgataaaataagaagagaCAAAAATAACGATAGTCAATGTGACCCCCCCTTGGAGGAAGGAACAACTGGTAATGTAATTTTCCATGCGCGTGAAAAATATAACCATTTGAATAGAAGGGGTGGacggaagaaatggaaacatCACGGCCATGCGCTTCAAGGGGATGTGCCTGACGCTGATgcccctaacaaccttagTTCTCTCTTCGGgaagaaacagaaagaacaaaatatcTGCGTTGTATGCCTCCAAAACGGAGTAGTGAAGTACAAATTTGTGTGTTGCTACGGAGGCTACTGTTCTGTCGCCTGTTTTCAGAGGCACGACAAGAAGGCCTGCTTGGAGGAGCAGGGGAAAAATGACAACAAATTAAATGAAGTTAACAATTTAGAGTTCCAAAAgtatgaacataaaaaaagccAAGTGGATGAAAGGGGTGATAACCCTacggaagatgaagaagaatccGACGAGGACCTACTaacagaagaacaaaaagtaAAGCTAAAGGAAGACATCAGATTGAGAATCCtacttaaaaataattatgttCGCTCCGTTTTTAAGAATTTCACTACATCCAAGGACAAAATTGCCTACCTCTCCAATTATATTAATGACCCCACGATTGTGCAGGTCGTAGACCAAATTATGAAATCGGTGGAGGGTTGA
- a CDS encoding merozoite organizing protein, putative has protein sequence MKAHKVKKAGEGGKAKGIIGEGGSSLVNLKIRNENIHVKNIIRTIHYVYNNRYDSETGFSYIKDILKNIIKGNVYDVEHKRYVNEYCIYELCARIVLNMVRSNAKDENFNKMMEFLFDILYYCDVLLSEKGSRRGGRGTTGGGHAAGNITNGNSSGKDATQEYELIDKFWNRLLDNIFIKDKKQRINLCRVVKALVKKACALQIDVSNKLCKKHVNIFLSLLNDKDHNIRILCLNILEPFQDFNTTASYLRCLDDSHNAVRIHAIKNIAIYTDDANGGINSKNNYDHLIVLKNFLIRINDTNPNVRISVYEKLKNHYFFIPSDMKFEFLLCGLNDKDNSVRQSCYGMVIHWVQHFDDKIENFLLHLINSDIDNDLIVEQICRIHLNSIRNGVIRSGTIEFDDMKKRPSTVAPSIVGRESGKSRNQLEDEENPNKSNNNNSSANNSDKNSPYGEAWFTHCINNLFLLNAAELYMLRVYVQHFSDEQEKEKIDALKVINAVYYYMYLSRFNENVYYNRKNYINCIENDENDQADNLHLFCTCGKGKTDIKALEEARKKRFMESSIFDDDFCDKCMYYRAVCINQESINNDVDGTLPNQAESQRDNDPGEYVLINEDNINENYNYICNMKNLLLICKYLDIIETYQVDKILKCCSTVLLRGPLREVIIKCMLNNTGVNYYKLQRGHITCAYWLSSSYIYACLELLRQMVYIKNKNCDANDVEISLTNQILGIISEIKEPFENTESDNPFVVDTFNFAEEEDKHPNQPNHITQMQARLEGSPLHGISCSPKLAPKEQTEKNPLAVLFSNILNVENDTIFDIIRKKKLSTLSIEHLLILCRKMQHKLDVTEAKIKDLTEMGREKTFDEVKSPKTDDQKDHSKKNPMFAFHDQIRLHTHIFLKQITMLSLLRLQLKRRWLRILFILECFLCKSKSHCSFDSALREFPNELLLPALNFCCSIMPEWDDKEIEDQFYDIIVSKCLGNWCMYISNDDELKKQIYAYKTAIVDTCEVLNNCLGSIENLHMKVCPNVYQKANIDLMIQTERGINKSGAAGNVTGSTTHGGAPQDDDPNYQRGTYDEDTNNQLIFYEYNPPNEALLNYFATNQNAWYEYKELLEKLEINSLRCEIYICVLGDLLMTHPNLNNDKLIIDAVENIWSYLCGTVNTSKYIQSICLRVFCKLLLTEFLGIHIFKLSNEEMHKIVRKSSDKLKALLEMCFLISPSTYNSVQDFKKISTFNITNINAHDKLFLFSVFSMYPSMSETNLLVFHFTFEEVLLKTCDGVLKHKLRTVNYTNMLTFIIFTILHKANIYFLVAHFHKYIKSILLIIIEKGIALTSRSNIVELVYKIIQIYLFHDLSDVRGISSASTSSVQAPTADGGSAKEGGLHEPRDAKKRGRKKKNDVTPEESNEKKETEDRENNLNMHTNFEIEMEKAEKAAQEEKSKKGDNKNCTIFLKSALTDVNTTIKDLKTFYVLINFCMHCSDIIKSRNEIKLCEALKECLQKKIDEVRAYFVGRNLIVGATTGVDHPMGNTNNLLDVAKMDSLKEETIYEEIINEYVNYIGTLRQRTFSYPVLPRGIDGSNDEEMSTKEILEQINHTEKGERPSEFFSDDVRAAGDVCSDLQNGNYGRLFEKATDLAVSLKYTLGEPGIEHKETQEEFIDANEEPSFSIQNSFETIDDIKKFTCPPDELVDVNSAPHLVPAHSDETILQDERDGSTLVAYNRGDTTVEEEAGKECPLKENPANNSSIKSDKRNSPRKLTELNISSSEESLAEEEHPSSMNDFESVRDADDFDDHNSESSTHSNDSTAMAFNRLNKLRRTSYTNVVSK, from the coding sequence ATGAAGGCGCACAAGGTGAAGAAGGCGGGCGAGGGAGGGAAAGCGAAGGGTATCATTGGAGAGGGAGGGTCAAGTTTGGTGAATCTGAAAATAAGGAACGAAAATATCCAcgtaaaaaatatcataCGGACCATACACTATGTGTATAACAATAGGTACGACAGCGAGACGGGTTTCTCCTACATAAAAGACATTCttaaaaatatcatcaaGGGTAATGTGTACGATGTGGAGCACAAGCGATACGTGAACGAGTACTGCATTTATGAATTATGCGCAAGAATTGTATTGAACATGGTGAGGAGCAATGCTAAGGATGAAAACTTTAACAAGATGATGGAGTTTCTGTTTGACATTTTGTACTACTGTGATGTGTTGCTGAGTGAGAAGGGGAGTCGCAGGGGGGGCAGAGGCACCACAGGAGGAGGCCACGCCGCAGGCAACATCACCAATGGCAACAGCAGTGGGAAAGACGCAACCCAGGAGTATGAACTCATCGACAAATTCTGGAATAGACTCCTAGACAACATATTCATCAAAGATAAGAAACAAAGAATCAACTTATGTCGAGTCGTAAAAGCGTTGGTGAAGAAAGCATGCGCTTTGCAGATAGATGTATCGAACAAGTTATGTAAGAAAcatgtgaatatttttttatctcttcTGAATGATAAGGATCATAACATCCGGATCTTGTGTCTGAATATTTTAGAACCCTTTCAGGATTTTAACACGACAGCTAGCTATCTGCGCTGTCTTGATGATTCTCACAACGCAGTCAGAATACATGCtattaaaaatatagccATCTACACAGATGATGCCAATGGGGGGATCAACAGTAAGAATAATTACGACCACTTGATCGTTCTGAAAAATTTCCTTATAAGAATAAATGATACCAATCCAAATGTTAGAATAAGTGtttatgaaaaattaaaaaatcattatttttttatcccatCCGATATGAAATTTGAGTTCCTCTTATGTGGACTTAACGATAAGGACAACTCGGTCCGCCAGAGTTGCTACGGAATGGTTATTCATTGGGTTCAACACTTCGAtgataaaatagaaaatttccttcttcacttaATCAACAGCGATATCGACAACGACCTAATTGTGGAGCAGATATGCAGAATTCATCTGAATAGTATTAGGAATGGCGTAATTCGGAGTGGCACCATTGAATTCGATGATATGAAGAAGAGACCATCCACCGTTGCTCCATCAATAGTGGGAAGAGAAAGTGGTAAAAGTAGAAACCAACTGGAGGACGAAGAAAACCCCAATAAGTCGAACAATAATAACAGTTCTGCTAATAATAGTGATAAGAATAGCCCCTATGGAGAAGCCTGGTTTACGCACTGCATAAATAATCTGTTCCTACTAAACGCAGCGGAGCTGTACATGCTTCGTGTATACGTTCAACATTTTTCTGACGAacaagagaaggaaaaaatagatgCACTCAAGGTGATCAACGCGGTGTACTACTACATGTACTTGAGCCGCTTCAATGAAAATGTCTACTACAACAGGAAGAACTATATTAACTGCATCGAAAATGACGAAAACGATCAGGCGGATAATCTGCATCTGTTCTGTACGTGTGGAAAGGGTAAGACAGATATAAAGGCGCTTGAGGAggcaaggaagaaaaggttcATGGAGAGCTCCATTTTCGACGACGACTTTTGTGATAAGTGCATGTACTACCGGGCTGTGTGTATCAACCAGGAGAGTATCAATAATGATGTGGATGGCACTTTGCCTAACCAAGCAGAGAGCCAACGGGACAACGACCCCGGGGAGTATGTCCTCATCAATGAAGACAACATCAACGAAAATTACAATTACATATGTAACATGAAGAACCTACTCTTGATTTGCAAATATTTGGATATCATAGAAACATATCAGGTGGATAAAATTCTAAAATGTTGCTCCACTGTGTTGTTGCGTGGTCCCCTCCGAGAAGTTATCATCAAATGTATGCTCAACAACACGGGGGTGAATTACTACAAACTGCAGAGGGGGCACATTACGTGTGCCTACTGGCTCAGTAgcagttatatatatgcttgttTGGAATTGCTCCGACAGATGgtttacataaaaaacaaGAACTGCGATGCGAATGATGTAGAAATTAGTTTGACCAATCAGATACTTGGAATCATTTCGGAGATTAAGGAACCGTTCGAAAATACCGAGAGTGATAACCCCTTCGTCGTAGACACGTTTAACTTTGCAGAAGAGGAGGACAAACACCCAAATCAGCCAAATCACATAACGCAGATGCAGGCGCGATTGGAGGGATCCCCCCTACATGGGATATCATGTTCTCCTAAACTGGCACCAAAGGAGCAGACGGAGAAGAATCCACTGGCGGTCCTCTTCAGCAACATACTGAACGTTGAAAACGACACCATCTTCGATATAatcaggaagaagaagctgaGCACGCTGTCAATTGAGCACCTCCTGATCCTGTGCAGGAAAATGCAACACAAGTTGGACGTGACAGAAGCGAAGATAAAAGACTTGACTGAAATGGGTCGAGAAAAAACTTTTGATGAAGTAAAATCACCAAAAACTGATGATCAGAAGGAccatagtaaaaaaaatccaatgTTTGCCTTCCATGACCAGATTAGACTACACACCCATATATTTCTAAAACAGATAACCATGTTGAGTTTACTTCGACTGCAGCTTAAAAGGAGATGGTTGCGAATTTTATTCATACTAGAATGTTTTTTATGTAAGAGCAAATCCCATTGTTCATTTGATTCTGCTCTTCGTGAATTTCCAAACGAGTTGTTATTGCCTGCATTGAATTTCTGTTGTTCCATCATGCCAGAGTGGGATGACAAAGAGATAGAAGATCAGTTCTACGATATTATTGTTTCAAAATGTTTAGGCAACTGGTGCATGTATATAAGTAACGATGATGAATTGAAAAAGCAAATCTATGCATACAAAACTGCTATAGTAGATACCTGTGAGGTATTAAATAACTGTCTTGGTAGCATTGAGAACCTTCATATGAAGGTATGTCCCAATGTGTACCAGAAGGCGAACATTGATTTGATGATTCAGACCGAAAGGGGAATTAACAAAAGTGGTGCTGCGGGGAATGTCACAGGCAGTACCACACATGGGGGAGCTCCCCAGGATGATGATCCAAATTATCAGAGAGGAACATACGACGAGGATACGAATAATCAACTGATTTTCTATGAATATAATCCCCCCAATGAGGCcttattaaattattttgccactAACCAGAATGCTTGGTATGAATATAAGGAACTGCTAGAAAAGTTGGAAATCAATTCTTTGCGGTGCGAAATATACATTTGCGTTTTGGGAGACTTACTTATGACGCATCCCAATTTAAACAATGACAAACTGATCATCGATGCAGTGGAAAATATTTGGAGCTATCTATGTGGAACTGTCAACACGAGCAAATACATTCAATCGATATGTCTGCGAGTTTTCTGCAAGTTGTTGTTAACTGAGTTTCTGggaattcacatttttaaactGTCAAATGAGGAAATGCACAAAATCGTGAGAAAATCGTCGGATAAATTGAAAGCTTTGCTCGAAATGTGTTTTCTCATCTCTCCTTCCACCTATAATAGTGTACAAgacttcaaaaaaattagtaCATTCAATATAACTAATATAAATGCACATGATaaactttttctcttttccgtGTTCTCTATGTATCCATCAATGAGTGAAACAAATCTCCTGGTCTTCCATTTCACCTTCGAAGAAGTGCTACTAAAAACATGCGATGGAGTCTTGAAGCACAAGTTGAGAACCGTCAACTATACCAACATGctaacatttattattttcaccaTTCTACATAAGGCAAATATATACTTCCTCGTTGCCCACTTCCATAAGTATATAAAATCTATCCTATTAATCATCATTGAGAAGGGCATAGCCTTAACTAGTCGCTCTAATATTGTCGAACTCgtatataaaattatacaGATTTATCTCTTTCACGATTTGAGCGATGTCAGGGGGATTTCCTCAGCTTCTACTTCCTCTGTCCAGGCTCCCACTGCGGATGGAGGAAGTGCTAAAGAAGGTGGATTGCACGAACCCAGGgatgcgaaaaaaagaggtcgcaagaagaagaacgatGTAACCCCTGAAGAATCAAAcgagaagaaagaaacagAAGATCGAGAAAACAATCTGAATATGCATACCAATTTTGAaatcgaaatggaaaaagcagAGAAAGCGGCACAGGAAGAAAAGTccaaaaaaggagacaataaaaattgcaccatttttttaaaaagtgctCTGACAGATGTGAACACCACCATCAAAGATTTAAAGACATTCTATGTCCTCATAAATTTCTGTATGCATTGCAGTGATATTATAAAATCGAGAAATGAAATTAAATTATGTGAAGCATTGAAAGAATGTTTGCAGAAAAAGATAGACGAGGTTAGGGCGTACTTCGTCGGAAGGAATCTTATAGTTGGTGCTACAACGGGGGTAGACCACCCCATGGGGAATACAAATAACCTTCTAGATGTCGCCAAAATGGATTCACTCAAGGAAGAAACCATTTACGAGGAAATTATCAATGAGTATGTTAACTACATAGGAACACTGCGACAGAGGACATTCTCCTACCCAGTCCTCCCAAGGGGAATAGATGGTTCCAATGACGAGGAAATGTCCACAAAGGAAATCTTGGAACAGATTAACCATACGGAGAAAGGGGAGCGCCCAAGTGAATTCTTCTCTGATGATGTACGCGCCGCCGGTGATGTGTGTAGTGatttacaaaatggaaattatgGTCGCCTCTTCGAAAAGGCGACCGACTTGGCTGTTAGTTTGAAATATACGCTCGGTGAACCTGGCATAGAGCACAAAGAGACACAGGAAGAATTTATCGATGCAAATGAAGAACCATCATTTTCTATCCAAAACAGTTTCGAGACTATCGATGACATTAAGAAGTTTACCTGTCCCCCGGACGAACTTGTAGATGTGAACAGTGCACCCCATCTTGTCCCTGCGCATAGCGACGAAACGATTTTGCAGGACGAGAGGGATGGTTCTACACTTGTCGCATACAATCGGGGGGACACAACAGTGGAGGAAGAGGCTGGAAAGGAATGTCCCCTCAAGGAAAATCCCGCCAATAACAGCAGCATAAAGTCAGATAAACGAAACTCCCCGCGCAAGCTAACAGAACTGAACATAAGTTCCAGCGAGGAAAGCCTCGCAGAGGAGGAACACCCTTCAAGCATGAACGACTTTGAGAGCGTAAGGGATGCAGACGATTTTGACGACCACAATAGCGAAAGCAGTACACATAGCAACGACTCCACTGCCATGGCATTTAATCGATTAAATAAATTGAGGCGAACTAGCTATACCAATGTTGTTTCGAAGTGA